The window AAGTTTATCATGGATTTTAGGTCTTTCAAGACAAATTTACATCTTTTTTAAGAACGAACAAAGATTGTTCGTGTTTCTATTGTAGAGTTAGCCAAGCTTAACCGCTCTCTGTAAAACGTTCCTTATACCAACTCAGCATATTAACTTTTTTTAACCTGTAACAAGCTTTATTTTTTATGTTTTTTGATAAACTTTGTAAAAAAAATTATAGCTATGAAAATCAAAAACTTCAAATCTTTTTATAGATTTTTATTTGTTATTATTCTTTTGCTAGCCTTTCAAATTCCAAAAAATTTAAAGGCAGAATCAGGATTGGTAAATTTAGTAGATGCTGCAAAGAAGACGGTTAATTCGGTTGTACACATTAAAACAATTATGCTTCAAAAAAGCAATGTATATTCTTATTTTTATGATAGCTATGGAAACATATATCGTCGAGGAGAAGAGCCTAAATACTATGTGGCAACCGGTTCAGGAGTGATTCTTACAAAGGACGGATATATAGTTACCAATAATCATGTTGTTGCAGGTGCTTATGAGATATATGTAACATTAAACGATAAACGAAATTTAAAAGCAAAAATAATAGGTAGAGATCCTGCTACCGATTTAGCTCTAATTAAAATTGATACAGATAATCTTCCATTTTTAGAATTTGGGGATTCTGATAATGCACAAATAGGTGAGTGGGTACTTGCAGTTGGTAACCCTTTTAATCTAACTTCTACAGTAACAGCCGGCATAATTAGTGCTAAAGCCAGAAATCTTCATCTTGTTAGTCCTCAGCATAGTTCTGCCATAGATTCTTATATTCAGACTGACGCTGCTGTAAATAGTGGCAATAGTGGAGGAGCATTAGTTAATGCAAGGGGCGAATTAATAGGGATTAATGCTGCTATTGCGTCAAATACAGGCAGCTATACCGGATACAGTTTTGCAATACCATCAAATATTGTGAAAAAAGTTGTGAGCGATATTATACAATACGGAAAAGTAAAAAGAGCCTATATGGGTGTGCAAATTAACGATCTTAATGAAGATGTAGCCAATTACTTAAATATGCCAAAAATTGAAGGCGTTTTTATTGCTAAAGTTGTATATGGTGGATCGGCTTGGAAAGTAGGAATAAAAAGTCAGGACGTTATCTTGCAAATTGATAATCAAAAAGTAAACTCAAGGTCTGAATTAGTAGAACGTTTGACTCAATATCAACCCGGCGCCACTATTATGGTTAAAATATGGCGAAAAGGTCGGCAATATGATTTTTCTCTTGTTTTGGAAAGTGATAATCAAGAATAGTCATTTCATATTTTTTTGTTAATATTATTTAGAACGCATCTAAATAAGTTTTAAACTCATAGCTTTGTACCATAAAAAAATAAAATTATGGCACAAGGAATGTATCATGTACCACACGTACCAAAAGCAATGAACGAACCTACTTTAGAATATAAACCGGGAAGTCAGGAAAGGAAGGCTGTTAAAGCAGCACTGAAAGAACTAAAATCAAAGGAAATAGATATTCCTATGGTGATAGGAGGTAAAGAAGTGCGAACAGATAATCGCATTTCTATTCATCCACCACATCAAATTAAACATACTTTAGGCCACTATTATATGGGTGGTGCAGAACATGTTACACAAGCTATAGAGGCTGCACTTGAGGCACGTCCAAAATGGCAATCTCTGAATTGGGATAGTCGTGCTGCAATTTTTCTTAAAGCTGCCGATTTAATTTCGGGACCTTATCGTGCTAAAATTAACGCAGCTACTATGCTTGGTCAATCCAAGAATATTTATCAAGCAGAAATCGATGCTGCCTGTGAATTTGCAGATTTTTTACGATTCAACGTAGAATATATGGCTGATATTTACAGTCAACAACCACTCTCAAGTAAAGGGATTTGGAATCGTATGCAACAACGTCCTTTAGAAGGATTTGTTTATGCCATTACTCCCTTTAATTTCACCGCTATTGCTGGAAATCTACCAGCTGCTCCTGCATTGATGGGAAATGTAGTGGTTTGGAAACCATCAAACACACAAGTCTATTCAGCAAATGTTATTATGGAAATCTTCCAAGAAGCAGGTTTACCGGATGGCGTAATTAATATGGTATTTGCTCCCGGTGCTGTAGGAGGAAGAGTTATGGCGGATCATAAAGATTTTGTTGGTGTTCATTTTACGGGTAGTAATGCCGTATTTAATCGCATTTGGAAAACAATAGGAGCAAACGTAGGAATTTATAATACCTATCCGAAAATTGTGGGCGAAACCGGTGGTAAAGACTTTATAATGATTCATAAATCAGCTAAAGTTGATGAAGTGGTAACGGCTATGAGTCGTGGTGCTTTTGAATACCAAGGACAGAAATGTTCTGCTGCATCTCGTGCTTATGTTCCTGATAATCTGTGGGAAGAAGTTAAAGAAAAGCTGATTACAGATGTCCAATCTTTCCGTATGGGAAGTGTTGAGAATTTCCAGAACTTTATCAATGCAGTAATTGATGAAGCTTCCTTTGATAAATTGGCTACGTATATTGAAAGAGCAAAAAAAGATGCAGAAGCTGAAATTATTGTTGGTGGGGGATATGACAAAACCGAGGGCTATTTTATTGAGCCAACAGTAATTGTAACCTCTGATCCTAAATATGTTACTATGCAAGAAGAATTATTCGGACCTGTTTTCACTATCTACGTTTATCCTGCCGAAGAGTATGAAGAAACGTTAAAGCTTGTAGATGAAACGTCTCCTTATGCTTTAACAGGAGCTATTTTTGCTCACGATCGTTACGCCATTACTCAAGCTGTCGATAAATTGGTGAATGCTGCGGGTAATTTCTATATCAACGATAAACCAACAGGTGCCGTAGTGGGACAACAACCTTTTGGAGGCGCAAGAGCTTCAGGAACAAACGATAAATCAGGCTCTTACCTTAACTTATTACGTTGGGTATCACCAAGAACTATTAAAGAAAATTTTGTTCCGCCAACAGATTATCGTTATTCATTTATGGAAGAGAAATAAGTGCATTTTGAACGATAATGCTTTTTATTATCTTTGCAGCTCAAAAAAAATTAAATACACAAACAATGAAAGAAAAAGTAGATATAGTATGGCAAGATGAAATGGCTTTTGAGGCCAGTTTGCATGAGAATACTCAGAAAGTAATAATAGATGCAGTTCCTGCTGTTGGCGGACGGGATTTAGGTCCTCGCCCAAAAACTTTATTATTGGTTTCATTGGGAGGCTGTACTGCCATGGATGTCATTTCTATTTTAAAGAAGATGAGAGTTAAGCCTGATTATTTCAATGTTGAAGTTGAAGGTGAATTAACAGATGAACATCCAAAATACTTCCATACAATTACTGTAAACTATATTTTCCGTGGTAAAGATTTACCTATGGATAAAATTAAAAAAGCGGTTAGTCTTTCGGAAGATCGTTATTGCGGAGTAACCGAAATGTTAAAACATTCATCAAAAATAATTTCAAACATTATAATAGAAGATTAATATTTATTCTTTATAAAAATGAATGCGCTTCAAGGTAATGGAGCGCATTTTTTATGGCAGAATCTTACTTAAATGGTTAGTTTTAATAACATCTAATAACTCATTTAAAATCATTGCTGTAGCTCCCCATATTTTTATATTATTAATACAGAAACAAGGAGCTGATATGGAATTTTTATTTAAAAATAAAACTTCCTTTAATTGTACTGCATTATCATCTAACAGATCCTTAAGCGAAATTTTATATACTTGTTGCACTTCTGTAGAATCCGGAATAATTTTATTCAAATTTTCTATATAAGCAACGTAAGGCTCTACAATAAAATTACTATTTGGAATATATAAGCGAGATAATTTCCCCAAAATATCGGCTGTACTTACTTCTATACCAATCTCTTCCTGAGTCTCTCTGATAGCCGTTTTCATTAAATCTTTATCTCTTGTTTCTTTTTTACCCCCGGGAAATGAAATTTGTCCGCTATGAACTCCATCATAAACACTTCTTAGAATGAATACTATTTTTGTTTCCCTATTTTCATTAAATAAAACAATAAGAACAGCACTATGTTTTGCATCTTTTGGAGTTTCAGGCCTTCTTATACCATCTATTCGTTCCAATGGAGCCAACTTTAAATGAGATTGAATTCCGGGTAGCTCTTTAGTTAATGCCTTTTTGAATTTATTTTTCAAAATCAGATTCTCCATAATAAATGCAAAGATAATTTTAATCAGATAAATTTTAATCAATA is drawn from Bacteroidales bacterium and contains these coding sequences:
- a CDS encoding trypsin-like peptidase domain-containing protein, which gives rise to MKIKNFKSFYRFLFVIILLLAFQIPKNLKAESGLVNLVDAAKKTVNSVVHIKTIMLQKSNVYSYFYDSYGNIYRRGEEPKYYVATGSGVILTKDGYIVTNNHVVAGAYEIYVTLNDKRNLKAKIIGRDPATDLALIKIDTDNLPFLEFGDSDNAQIGEWVLAVGNPFNLTSTVTAGIISAKARNLHLVSPQHSSAIDSYIQTDAAVNSGNSGGALVNARGELIGINAAIASNTGSYTGYSFAIPSNIVKKVVSDIIQYGKVKRAYMGVQINDLNEDVANYLNMPKIEGVFIAKVVYGGSAWKVGIKSQDVILQIDNQKVNSRSELVERLTQYQPGATIMVKIWRKGRQYDFSLVLESDNQE
- the pruA gene encoding L-glutamate gamma-semialdehyde dehydrogenase; translation: MAQGMYHVPHVPKAMNEPTLEYKPGSQERKAVKAALKELKSKEIDIPMVIGGKEVRTDNRISIHPPHQIKHTLGHYYMGGAEHVTQAIEAALEARPKWQSLNWDSRAAIFLKAADLISGPYRAKINAATMLGQSKNIYQAEIDAACEFADFLRFNVEYMADIYSQQPLSSKGIWNRMQQRPLEGFVYAITPFNFTAIAGNLPAAPALMGNVVVWKPSNTQVYSANVIMEIFQEAGLPDGVINMVFAPGAVGGRVMADHKDFVGVHFTGSNAVFNRIWKTIGANVGIYNTYPKIVGETGGKDFIMIHKSAKVDEVVTAMSRGAFEYQGQKCSAASRAYVPDNLWEEVKEKLITDVQSFRMGSVENFQNFINAVIDEASFDKLATYIERAKKDAEAEIIVGGGYDKTEGYFIEPTVIVTSDPKYVTMQEELFGPVFTIYVYPAEEYEETLKLVDETSPYALTGAIFAHDRYAITQAVDKLVNAAGNFYINDKPTGAVVGQQPFGGARASGTNDKSGSYLNLLRWVSPRTIKENFVPPTDYRYSFMEEK
- a CDS encoding OsmC family protein; its protein translation is MKEKVDIVWQDEMAFEASLHENTQKVIIDAVPAVGGRDLGPRPKTLLLVSLGGCTAMDVISILKKMRVKPDYFNVEVEGELTDEHPKYFHTITVNYIFRGKDLPMDKIKKAVSLSEDRYCGVTEMLKHSSKIISNIIIED
- a CDS encoding CoA pyrophosphatase, producing the protein MIKIYLIKIIFAFIMENLILKNKFKKALTKELPGIQSHLKLAPLERIDGIRRPETPKDAKHSAVLIVLFNENRETKIVFILRSVYDGVHSGQISFPGGKKETRDKDLMKTAIRETQEEIGIEVSTADILGKLSRLYIPNSNFIVEPYVAYIENLNKIIPDSTEVQQVYKISLKDLLDDNAVQLKEVLFLNKNSISAPCFCINNIKIWGATAMILNELLDVIKTNHLSKILP